From Syntrophorhabdaceae bacterium:
GAGAGATCCTATGCGCTTTTACAGTAGAGCTTGCCGTCACAGAATATGAACAGGCAAAAGGTCTCATGTTTAGAAAATCCATGCCAAAAAAACAGGGCATGCTTTTTATCTATCAGGATGAGGATATAAGGTGCTACTGGATGAAGAATACATATATTCCTTTGGATATAATATTTATCGATTCAGGCCTAACTGTTGTAGACATCTATAGGAATGCCAAACCCTTAGATGAAACAACTATTGTTTCAAGGGGGAAGGCAAAATATGTCCTTGAGATCAATAGCGGCGAGGCAGATAGGTGTAGGATAAAAAAAGGAACAAAATTAAGTATTAAAGAGTAAAGGACTTTTTCCACAATTTCTGTGGAAAGGATGTGGAAAAAATGTAGGCTTATTGCTCTAACTTAGTGAAATAAAATATCTTTTTCTATTTTGCCAACGCTTTGAGCAATTTAAAAAATTTAATATTTTCAAGGAGATAAAAAAGGCAAATCAAAAATCTATGCCTTCTATGGCAGGCATGCCCTTGTCGTATATGTGCTTGATCTTTTTCATCTCTGTGGCTATATCGGCTATATTCAATAATTCTGAAGGGGCATATCTACCGGTGATAATTATATGGATTTCATAGGGGGGATTTTTAAAAAAATCCATGACCTCATCCACAGAAATAAGACCATACTCGATGGCAACGGTCAACTCATCCAGCATGAGAATATGATATTTTTTTCTTAATAGCGTTTCTTTCATAAAAGACCATGCCTTTTGTGCAATCCTTATATGCTCTGTCTTGTCATTTCCCTGAAAAAGAAAATCTGCACCAAAAGAGAATATGTCGATATTTTTAAAAGACTCACAGAGTATATTTTGTTCACCTGAAGTGCCTTGTTTTTTCATAAATTGTATTATAAGCGTATCCATCTTATGACCTGATGCACGAAGTGCTATGCCAAGGGCTGCGGATGTCTTTCCTTTACCATCACCAATGAACAAGATTATCATCTTACCTATCCTTTTATACACCCCAAAGGTACTATTTTTGCCACAAGCTTTGATATGCCTGCATTATGGACTACCTGAACCACCTTTGATACATCCTTATAGGCATCAGGCATCTCCTCTACAAGGGTAGACTTGCTTGCAGCCCTCACAATGATACCCTTATCCTCCATCTCCTTGGCAATAGAACGGCCTTTAGATGCCTTTATTGCCTGGTTTCTGCTCATCACCCTGCCTGCACCATGACAGGTGCTACCGAATGTCTCTTCCATTGCCTTTTTTGTCCCACACATGATATATGATGCCCTGCCCATGTCCCCAGGTATCAAGACTGGCTGTCCTACCTGCCTGTAATCTTCAGGCAGGACATCTTGTTCCCATGAAAATGATCTGGTTGCACCCTTTCTGTGAACACATACATCTATCCCTTTCTCCTTCTTGCCTTCTTTTATGGTATGCCTTTCTATCTTTGCAATGTTATGACATACATCATATACCAAAGATAGGCCTAAATTTTTTGCCCCTGTCTTTAATGTATGCTCCAGTGTCTCCCTAACCCAATGAGTAATAAGCTGTCTATTGGCAAAGGCATAATTGGCAGCCGCTGCCATGGCAGATAGATATCTCCTTCCCTCAGGGGATTTGATAGGGGCACAGCACAATTGTCTGTCAGGGAGATAAATTCCGTATCTTTCCGATGCCTTTATCATCTCTTTTATGTAATCATCGCATATCTGATAACCGAGACCCCTTGAACCTGTATGGATCATTATGGTGACCTGGTCTTTAAAGATGCCGAATCCCTCTGCCACATCCTTGTCATATATCTCTTTTATAAAACCTATCTCTACAAAATGATTGCCTGAACCCACTGTTCCTAATTGGTCTCTTCCTCTTTCATATGCCTTTTCTGAGACAAAATCTGGGTCTGCATCTCTAATCTCGCCTCTGTCCTCTATATATTCCAGGTCTTCTTGAGTTCCAAATCCGTTTTCCACTGCCCAGCGCGCACCTTTTTTTAATACCTTTTTTAGTTCATCTCTTGTGAGTTTGAGGTCCTTTCTATGTGAACCAACGCCGCTGGGAATATTTATATATAACCTATCGATAATGTCTTTTACCTTTTCTCTTATCTCATTGATTCTAAGGTTGGTTTTAAGGAGTCTTACCCCGCAGTTTATATCATAACCTACACCTCCAGGCGACACGACACCCTCGTCTAAATCAAAGGCAGCCACACCTCCTATGGGAAAACCATAGCCCCAATGTATATCCGGCATAGCCATGGATGCGCCTACAATACCTGGGAGGCACGCCACATTTTCTACCTGTTTTATACTTTCATCCGTGCCAAGGACATGCAAAAGCTCATCGTTCACATAGATTATTCCGTCCACATTCATCATGTCATGCTTAACAATCATATATCTATTATCATCGAGCTTTTTAAGATGTCCCCTTTTTTCTTCCATTTAACCCTCTTTTATAAACTTTTAAAAAGCCTCTGCCCTTTATCGAATCTTGGGAAGCCATAGAAATTCCCATCCAATTATGAGCTTTTACACATCCAGGATAACCTGCGCCCTATACAACCCTTTTTCCTGGGTTAACGAAAACTTATGATATGTGGCTGCCTTAATCTCCTGTTTTATCTTCAATCTCTCTGGGTCAAATAGGCCTCCAATTACACTGCCTTTTAGCACGCCACCCTCTATCTTCATGGAAAATTCTTTTGGTATAAAACCCTCTGTTTCCCAAAGAAATAAAAGCTCGTTGAGAAAGTTGATTAATAATTCACCGTCTTTGCCTATTTCGAGCTTTTTACCTTTCTCTGCTTTTATATCATCTCCATCTATAATAAGGTGAAACATACCTTCTGCTGCATGTATAAATAGTTCCTCCAGTGTGTTTCCATATACCTCAATACCTACATCTGCCTCATGGTCTAATAGCCTGTATTTGATTGGGATATTTTTTTGTGGTGACTTATTCATTTTAATCCTTCAAGCCTTTTATGATTTCTTGAATCTTCTGGGTAATTTCAAGGGCTTTTTCCAAGGGTCTTTGCCAGATATTCCTGCCAAAGATAAGCCCTGATGCCCCTGCTTCAAAACATATCTTCACTTTATCCAAAAGGTCTTCATCAGATACCATGCCGCCACCGGCAAATATTACAGGCACACCACAGGCACTGGCAACAACCCTTTTTACAGCATTATGGAGGTCTACCTCATAATCCTTATATGGATTAGGTATTTGAGGGTTCTTTTTTAGCGACGGGACATTTAGTTTTATCATGTCTGCCCCTAATTCAGCAGCGGTCCTTGCAGCATATTCTATAGCATAAAGACTATCCTTACCGCCTTTTTCATTTATATCCCTGCCTCTTGGATATGCCCATACAATAACAGGGAGACCATTTCTATGGGCATCCTCTCTTATTTGGGCAAACTGTTCTATATCCTCATCCTGCCTTGGAGATCCCACATAGAGGGTATAACCAACAGCTGCAGCAGACAATGAAAGGGCATCCTCTATACTGGCAGTAATGGGTGATAGAGGCTCATCATCAGAGGGAATATTGGTCTTACCGTTTACCTTTAAGACAAGGTGGACATCACCATAGTAATGCTCAAAATATCGCCTTGCATTGCCTATATGTAAGGCTATGGCATCATAATTGCCCTTTTTTGCAATATTGATAATATGCATAGGGTCTTGGGCAAATGGGGCATTGAAAAAATCAACCGGTCCATGCTCCAATCCCTGGTCATACGGGAGTATCAATGCCTTTCCGTTCTTGTGAAAAA
This genomic window contains:
- a CDS encoding DUF192 domain-containing protein produces the protein MSYISLQRQYGRLLIVSFLFLFLFMDNVVARDKKVVFYRESGEILCAFTVELAVTEYEQAKGLMFRKSMPKKQGMLFIYQDEDIRCYWMKNTYIPLDIIFIDSGLTVVDIYRNAKPLDETTIVSRGKAKYVLEINSGEADRCRIKKGTKLSIKE
- a CDS encoding cob(I)yrinic acid a,c-diamide adenosyltransferase translates to MIILFIGDGKGKTSAALGIALRASGHKMDTLIIQFMKKQGTSGEQNILCESFKNIDIFSFGADFLFQGNDKTEHIRIAQKAWSFMKETLLRKKYHILMLDELTVAIEYGLISVDEVMDFFKNPPYEIHIIITGRYAPSELLNIADIATEMKKIKHIYDKGMPAIEGIDF
- a CDS encoding RtcB family protein; the protein is MEEKRGHLKKLDDNRYMIVKHDMMNVDGIIYVNDELLHVLGTDESIKQVENVACLPGIVGASMAMPDIHWGYGFPIGGVAAFDLDEGVVSPGGVGYDINCGVRLLKTNLRINEIREKVKDIIDRLYINIPSGVGSHRKDLKLTRDELKKVLKKGARWAVENGFGTQEDLEYIEDRGEIRDADPDFVSEKAYERGRDQLGTVGSGNHFVEIGFIKEIYDKDVAEGFGIFKDQVTIMIHTGSRGLGYQICDDYIKEMIKASERYGIYLPDRQLCCAPIKSPEGRRYLSAMAAAANYAFANRQLITHWVRETLEHTLKTGAKNLGLSLVYDVCHNIAKIERHTIKEGKKEKGIDVCVHRKGATRSFSWEQDVLPEDYRQVGQPVLIPGDMGRASYIMCGTKKAMEETFGSTCHGAGRVMSRNQAIKASKGRSIAKEMEDKGIIVRAASKSTLVEEMPDAYKDVSKVVQVVHNAGISKLVAKIVPLGCIKG
- a CDS encoding archease encodes the protein MNKSPQKNIPIKYRLLDHEADVGIEVYGNTLEELFIHAAEGMFHLIIDGDDIKAEKGKKLEIGKDGELLINFLNELLFLWETEGFIPKEFSMKIEGGVLKGSVIGGLFDPERLKIKQEIKAATYHKFSLTQEKGLYRAQVILDV